Within Xiphophorus hellerii strain 12219 chromosome 10, Xiphophorus_hellerii-4.1, whole genome shotgun sequence, the genomic segment GCGCATCTACATCACCTTCACATCAATTACCTGTTCTATCCATCCTGAGCTGATGTTTGCAGAGATGGTGTACGTTTTGTCCTTGTTCCTTTCCATGAACTGGTAGCACCTGAACACTCTGCACTTTGCTACGGTGCAGTCCTGTACCAAAATTAAAGATGCATGATGCTGATTAATTTCAGAACACTAAATGCAAAACCTAAATCAAAAAAGACAGTTTAACAAAGTATTAATTAGTTCTGTGAAGTGAACACAATAAAATCTCTCAtgaatttaaaattgaaatgcACAGGATTCATGTCACACTGTGTTGAATCTATTCTGAAATTACttataaaagtcacatttttaattaaaaaaaattaaatgtgtaaaCTTGTGAGAGGCAACCTATAAAGACATACAtaccaatattttcttttcttttatcttatCAACAAAATCAGTGGCAGTGGGTTCTTCATCTCTACTTCTCTGACAGCCTGGAATCTGAAAACAGAGCTCCATCTCATCAGTTTAAgtcttatttacatttaattagttCTAGTTTGTAGCATTTGTCACCTGAAAACTGCTCATGTCCATCCAGATGTCTTTGCCACCAAGTTTTACAGGAACTTTAATCACCACAGTAAAATTTAGTGGTCTAATGGTGTTAGTAACCTAAGAGAATTgggaataaaacacaaagaacccAAATTATATGATGACTGAACCAGAATGTAGAATATATTACTGATCcaaataaaatttacttttacctttattttttgctgaagtTTTTTCTGAGCAGCATTTTCTCCAAATGTGAAATTGTTGTAGCTGAGGGAGCTGAGCATACATTTCATGAATTTGTTTAATCAGATATCTTTCagccataaaaataataatttgcttGAATTAACAGACCTTTCAATTGCAATAAAAACACTGTACTTGACAtcaatgtatttgtttttgtcgaCTTCACTAGAAGAGGAGTGACGTTCATTGTCACTATAAGagaaagatcaaataaaaaatttattaaaagttcAGCATCAAAGAGCTGCACCTTAAACTCTTTAAGTTTTACCTGGTGGCCTTCGCAGTCACTTCGATCTTTCTACTAAGATCACTGTTGGTGTTGTGACCATAGGAGACGATGAAGATTGCCTATAAAGGAAATGAAAGAGGGATCAGAAGACTTTCTCTTCTAGTTAAATAATGAGTGAAGCAGGAGCACAAACTAACCATGGAGTTGCTTTTGAATATTGGTTTGTCAACGCTACAGACTGTCTTTCCTTTTGTTACACCATCCTCACTGTCCACAGAGTTGCACTCAATTCTTCCCTGCAATGAAACACAGATCATCAGCTTGTTGCAGCAGCTTTtcatatatatgtgtatataaaGTGCCTTACTTTCTCAGATTTAACCTTCCTGTAGGAGAGCCCAACTGGGTATGTGAGAATAATGTGACTGTTGTATGAGTTCTCCCCTCTGTTTTCCACAAAGACAGTCACATTCAGAAGTTCATCTATTCCAACTTTAACCACTGAAGATCTGAAAAAACATAAGTGACAAGAACAAAAAGTTGAAACCAAATCAGGTCTGTACTGTAAACCTGAACTGACAGTCAGCACAGAACCCAAGCGtgtgaaaacaatttaatagCAGCTTCTCTGATCTCAGTATTGTAGAATATTGCTCAAGGGAAATCTTAATGCATAGTGAACACCCGGAAATTGGAGAACACAATTTTCTTTATGCACAGAAGCATAAGACATAGTGAAGATGCTGTCTGAACCTGGAAAGAGAGGTTCATTATCCACCTTTTAACACTTCCAAACATGGTCTGAAAGTGTTTTATGTCAGGTAGAATTACTTAGCTAGGATGAAGCAATTGCTCCAAAAGCAACACGAAACACCAGATTACGGTTTGCAAATACCATCAGGGGCAAGGACCTTAATATGTGGAGATGTTTCCTCTCTCACGACTCCGAAATGTAGTATGTGGTTGAAATTACCTGCTACACGCCTGAGAACACCCCCAGACTGTTTGCAGTGGAGGTCACAGAATCATGTTAAGGGGCTGTTTTTATGTAAGAGGGTTTGGTGTTTATCATAAAATACACCAGTATCCCAATAGAAGaacatcatctgaaaatgttcatcATCTGAACACATCAACCTTGGGCAAAAATGGGTTTCATAAATATGAAAGTGATTGTAACCACGCCAGTAAATTAGTAAAAAAGTGATTTGAGGGAAACAAAGTTAAGGTTTTGAAGCAGCTATCAAAAAGCCCATTCAAATGCAACTCTACCAAATACTATGGAGATGTATGGAACCTTCTGAATTTGAAGGAATATAATTTTAGCTTCCTCTCATTATGGTGGGATTTAGTAAGTAGAAatcattttggtaattctaCCTGACATAAAACAGGAGAAGCACAGTCTGATTTAACAGGCAAAGtcagaagaaaaactgtttttatacaTTGTCTGTCTCACATTGGCTGGCCATTTCAACCGGGCCAGTCATtgaacagaaagagaagttgtgaacgatgatgaCAATTTCCTGTTTGCCTGTAGTCTTAGTAATGGCAGCAGCTGAAGTGAACATAGTCATTCAGAACATGCTGGCTATGCTTCTAAATATTGACTTAACATAAAGAGATGCCTTGTTCATCTCGGCTCTTTGAAGTGGGGAATGGCTGTTTACAGGGCAGGCCActtctggtaagcttcatagcacTGAACTGGTTCATTACACACATCACAGTTAAAGTTAGTGATTGGCGGAAAAATTTGAAACTTCACCCTCCCAGTAAGCAATTGTTTTCATAGCCAGGGTTCCAGACCCTTTGTACGAGGCACAGAGTAAAACAGGGGGGCGGGTTTTAGCAGGCTAGTCAACACCTGATTTCAGTAAACTTTAACTTAAATTTGCTGAACTTGAAGATTTTCAGTCTCATTTAGTTGTTgcttttgccaaaaaaaaatgtagatatgTAGTTTTTGCAGACATAATATGAAAAAGTTAAGTAAAGCGAAAAAGTTCGCTTTACTTCCAGAAACAACTCTCTTACGTAGTGAAGTTGAAATCCACCCTCAAGTGATCTTCACAAACTTTATCAGCTCCACAACTGATCATAAAGCCAAGCTGTGAATGAGAAGTAAACTATTCAGGAGATCTGATCagacaaaaatgaatatttagGTTAATGATATGATTTTGAAATAAGTTTGTCATTTAATACTGCATAAACATTTTGTATGGAATAGCAGTAGCCATGAAAGGCACTATGAACCATTAAGATTTTGCTCATCAGGAAAAGGGTGTACAGGAGTTACTCACAGAATTTGAGGTTGTGGTTTGAACCTGTGGAGAAAGGCTTGGTCTTGGGTTTGAGCCAGAAGGTAAACCATCAAACGTGAATCTGAGCTCATTATTGAGTGGATTGAGAGCATCTTCTGGACAAGACTGCAAGGCATTGAGATAGAAAGGTGATTAATTAAGACACAGTTGAATCTTATATAGTTGTACAAGATTACTGTAACGGTTCCATTAGGACTTACCTCAATAAAAAAGTCCACATCAATGCATTCTTTCCtatttaaattaagattaaGAGATCCACTCTTGTGCCTCACATCCTTGCTGATCTCAGCTCGGTTGTTTGGTATCTTACGATTTGCGTCCAACGTTAAAGTGAAATTAACCTGTGCTTGAGCTGCaagatgtgttttgtttgttaaaatttcttaaataaaatgatggacaaatagaaaaactaaagaaatgtaCCTTCATTCACAGTAGACAGTTTGCTCATAGTAAAGCAGACAGTAGCCTTGCTTGGCAGTGGTTCTGAACAGTCTGGGTTTTGAGTCGGAATTTGATTTGGGTTGAACGACACAGTGGCAGTCACTGTTACAACTGGTCTGGATCTAGAAAGAGGGAAGTCATATTTGTTTTGAGATTGTGAAGCAATTAACACAATTATTGCATAAACACGTTTAGGTTGCAAATGAAGAAGAATTTGTTGAATTGGGGAAGATGTTGCTATGTACTGCAAATtcttttgcccaggtccctcttaaaaatgagatctagatctcaatggggtttacctggttaaataaaggaatatatgtGTGTTAATAAATAGTCATAATGGGAACTTACCTGAGTATGACAACTTTTCCCTTTGAACCCACTGCTAAGTCAGGAAGTCCATCACCACTCTGATCGTAGGAAGACTGACTGATTGAGATGCCAAATAACTTCAGACCTGATTGGACGGCAGATGCAGCAATTCTCTGTGTAATGAGAAACATTGTGCTTTATCAAGTTCATCCGTCCATTTTTTATACCAGCTTGTCTGTGCAGAGTCATAGGGTGGCTGGGGGTAAAGGTCACCAGCAAACTGGTGAAGTTCACCAGTTTGCTGGTGAAGATCACAGCTCAACACGAGACAACAGACGGGACACACACGTGCTTTTAAGGGTGACTGAACATAACCAGTTGACTGACTGGTCATTTTCATCTtgggactgtgggaggaagccagagtagcTGGAGAGAACTTACAGAATAATGTGAAGAACAAGTAAACTCTATTCAATAAAGACCCTACCATCTGTGAAGGTTCAACTcatgttgaaaaacaaaacatttagtggtttatgtttgttttgctcacCTGTGAGTAAgtaggatttatttttcttcctccttctccttggAATATGTAGATGCTGCCTTGGCCATCATTCTCCAAAGGAGCTCCAACAGCCAAATCACTGAATGCGTCTGCATTTATATCAGGCAGAACAGCAAGAGACGAGCCAAACCTCCCTCTGACAGACGCATCACCTCTTAGTGTGGTTATTTGTGATGGATTATGAAAGTGACATTGCACATGCTGGAAAAATATGTGAATGAGAAAAGGTTATGTGTTTTTATCCAAATAATAACAGGACATGAAAGAACttggttaaataaaattttttaaaaaacataaattactcGACATTTACCAAACCACTTAATTCACAGACATAAACTCGTCCTTCTCTATCAACGTCTTTGTACATTGGAGAGGATATGAGGATTAAATCAGTCACACCATCAGAATCCACATCCATGGCACAAACCTCAGCCCCAAAATATTCACCAGTctggaaaaaacaagaagaaattaaCAAGAGACAGTCTATTTCTTTCAAGAGAGCCATCATTAGCTGTATACAGTTAATTTGCTAGACACAGATCAAAGTCCCTGCTCCCTTATCAAGGATGAAACAAACTATGTACCTACATGAACTGAAAACCCactcagagaagaagaaacccTTTCTCTAGAAACAATACAAAGTCTAGGTGACAGTTTGGAAATGTACTCAGGggcaaatatctttttttgttttgttgatgtgCTCTCTGGTCTGATGAAATTAAGCAAATTAAGTTTAGGTTACAATGAccataattatttttagatgaaAAGAAAGCAGTTTGCAAGCAGTTTGAAGTTTGGCGACGACAGCACCATGTATTGTGCAGAGGACAGTCTGGTACACTTCTCAAACTAGATGCCATCATTGTCTGAAGAATGTCAAAAtacatcttccaggaagctaaAGCTTGTCTGCCAAACATAC encodes:
- the LOC116727069 gene encoding integrin alpha-D-like: MDWIITLTLFCSVLKAAVGFNVDSGSWKTLSEGDESFGYQVVQRQSDMLVSAPLLQYDKNKRGQIYRCNPREERCSSLLALEQRAAVNMSLGLTMANDPSTQNTMVCGPTIPRDCTTITMSNGLCYEIDQHDTIEKSYPSATEECRTQADIAFLLDGSGSVSDDDFIRMKTFVKNLIKTFLGRDTQFAITQFSDDPRTEYYFNTFNTSDWESQIKKIRQLTGKTFTAKAIQNVANDVFSPQKGSRSNVKRILIVITDGESNDPDQLSTVTQSADEKKIVRFVIGVGDAFTSPKAKQELRTIASQPSDNFVFEVGSFDALGRIQDTLQAKIFSIEGSQGTGETLKQEMSQEGFRAAYVSGINNIKYIQMTMVGANQWKGGYKKYLLSNVLNNATFEPSSIEIDSYLGYSMALAKTNNGPLTILGAPRNEHKGIVMTVFKEQPRDKFRPLEQQTGEYFGAEVCAMDVDSDGVTDLILISSPMYKDVDREGRVYVCELSGLHVQCHFHNPSQITTLRGDASVRGRFGSSLAVLPDINADAFSDLAVGAPLENDGQGSIYIFQGEGGRKINPTYSQRIAASAVQSGLKLFGISISQSSYDQSGDGLPDLAVGSKGKVVILRSRPVVTVTATVSFNPNQIPTQNPDCSEPLPSKATVCFTMSKLSTVNEAQAQVNFTLTLDANRKIPNNRAEISKDVRHKSGSLNLNLNRKECIDVDFFIESCPEDALNPLNNELRFTFDGLPSGSNPRPSLSPQVQTTTSNSLGFMISCGADKVCEDHLRVDFNFTTSSVVKVGIDELLNVTVFVENRGENSYNSHIILTYPVGLSYRKVKSEKGRIECNSVDSEDGVTKGKTVCSVDKPIFKSNSMAIFIVSYGHNTNSDLSRKIEVTAKATSDNERHSSSSEVDKNKYIDVKYSVFIAIESSLSYNNFTFGENAAQKKLQQKIKVTNTIRPLNFTVVIKVPVKLGGKDIWMDMSSFQIPGCQRSRDEEPTATDFVDKIKEKKILDCTVAKCRVFRCYQFMERNKDKTYTISANISSGWIEQIGLSSAKFLLTSTASLEYDENQYVFFSTTSNNDPPVRKIEAEVEVFPKPNFIKEIIGGSLGGLAFLILLTAGLYKAGFFKSKYNEMISENEGEDKDALAEG